The Actinomycetota bacterium genome has a window encoding:
- a CDS encoding helix-turn-helix domain-containing protein, with product MLEPWVSADAIAEHLGVTKDSIYTWIVKKDMPAHRVGRLWKFKVSEVDEWVRSSAADETARPSKKGEY from the coding sequence GTGCTCGAGCCCTGGGTGTCTGCTGACGCGATCGCCGAGCATCTCGGCGTCACCAAGGACAGCATCTACACCTGGATCGTCAAGAAGGACATGCCGGCCCACCGGGTGGGACGCCTGTGGAAGTTCAAGGTCAGCGAGGTCGACGAGTGGGTCCGCAGTAGCGCCGCCGACGAGACCGCGAGGCCTTCGAAGAAGGGGGAGTACTGA
- the lipA gene encoding lipoyl synthase yields MEPDGRKLLRLEVRNAAVPIERKPSWIKTRLRTGPQYAAVSALVKSEGLHTVCQEAGCPNIYECWEDREATFLIGGQQCTRRCDFCQIDTGRPSPLDRDEPRRVAESVVTMGLRYATVTGVARDDLPDQGAWLYAQTVREIHDAVPGCGVEVLIPDFGGQPELLAQVFAAAPQVLAHNLETVPRIFKRIRPAFRYERSLDVLTQARQAGLVTKSNLILGLGETRAEVTAALHDLYDAGCDLVTITQYLRPTPRHHPVERWVRPEEFVELAEEAERIGFAGVLSGPLVRSSYRAGRLYDQAVAHRRAATA; encoded by the coding sequence GTGGAGCCCGACGGGCGAAAGCTGTTGCGGCTCGAAGTGCGCAATGCCGCTGTACCGATCGAACGCAAGCCGTCGTGGATCAAGACGCGACTGCGGACCGGCCCGCAGTACGCCGCGGTCAGCGCCCTGGTGAAGTCCGAGGGACTGCACACCGTCTGCCAGGAAGCGGGCTGCCCCAACATCTACGAATGCTGGGAGGACCGCGAGGCCACCTTCCTCATCGGTGGACAGCAGTGCACGCGACGCTGCGACTTCTGCCAGATCGACACCGGCCGGCCCTCGCCGCTGGACCGCGACGAGCCACGCCGGGTCGCCGAATCGGTCGTCACCATGGGTTTGCGGTACGCCACGGTCACCGGGGTCGCCCGTGACGACCTGCCCGATCAAGGCGCGTGGCTGTACGCGCAGACCGTTCGGGAGATCCATGACGCCGTGCCCGGCTGCGGCGTCGAGGTGCTCATTCCGGACTTCGGTGGCCAGCCGGAGCTGCTGGCGCAGGTGTTCGCGGCGGCACCGCAGGTCCTGGCGCACAACCTGGAGACCGTGCCGCGCATCTTCAAGCGGATCCGCCCGGCGTTCCGGTATGAGCGTTCGCTCGACGTCCTGACGCAGGCCCGGCAGGCCGGCCTGGTCACCAAGTCGAACCTCATCCTCGGCCTCGGCGAGACGCGCGCGGAAGTGACTGCGGCACTTCATGATCTGTACGACGCCGGCTGCGACCTGGTGACCATCACGCAATACCTGCGTCCCACCCCGCGGCACCACCCGGTCGAGCGGTGGGTACGGCCGGAGGAGTTCGTGGAGCTGGCCGAAGAGGCCGAGCGCATCGGGTTCGCCGGGGTCCTGTCGGGGCCCCTGGTGCGCTCGTCGTACCGGGCCGGCCGGCTGTACGACCAAGCCGTCGCCCACCGTCGCGCTGCCACCGCCTGA
- a CDS encoding restriction endonuclease subunit S encodes MSSLSDVLTTRSAGYWGVEAGGAEVDAKAIRNGDVGTSGELRWRALPWRGYTAREFTKARVHAGDIVLTTSGNCGNVAYVGIEPEDPTVATNFVRVLRTDPTVTDSRYVFHFLRTPTFASAIAPFVRGATIKNLAVESAFAAINIPLPPLSEQRRVAAILDHAEAICTKRRQVLAHLDSLTGAVFQEMFRDAPGTTPMSAVVEEFRYGTSNKSGDSGYPALRIPNVVGGAIDTDEIKTVLVEPAELRRLTLREGDLLFVRTNGNQDNVGRSAIFSEAAVKSAGFEDLPWIYASYLIRARLSDEIEPQFVAGYLATPAGREQLRERSKTSAGQYNINTEALGSIRLPTAPPAAQQEFASRVDVIEEKRKQVSAAGSADAELFASLQSHAFRGEL; translated from the coding sequence GTGAGCAGTCTCAGCGATGTGCTTACGACGCGTTCCGCCGGTTACTGGGGAGTCGAAGCTGGCGGCGCGGAAGTGGACGCCAAGGCGATCCGAAACGGCGATGTCGGCACATCAGGTGAGTTGCGCTGGCGCGCGTTGCCCTGGCGTGGCTACACGGCTAGGGAGTTCACGAAAGCGCGCGTCCACGCTGGCGACATCGTGCTCACCACCTCAGGCAACTGTGGAAACGTCGCCTACGTAGGCATCGAGCCCGAAGATCCGACGGTAGCGACTAACTTCGTCCGGGTTCTGAGAACAGATCCGACAGTGACGGACTCGAGATATGTCTTCCACTTCTTGCGTACACCCACATTCGCCTCCGCCATCGCACCATTCGTGCGCGGTGCCACGATCAAGAACCTTGCAGTGGAGAGCGCATTTGCAGCGATCAACATCCCGCTCCCGCCCCTCTCTGAACAGCGCCGCGTCGCCGCGATACTCGACCACGCCGAAGCCATCTGCACCAAGCGCCGCCAAGTCCTCGCCCATCTCGACTCGCTCACGGGAGCCGTGTTTCAGGAGATGTTCAGGGATGCTCCAGGTACGACGCCGATGTCGGCTGTCGTGGAGGAGTTTCGATATGGGACGTCGAATAAGTCAGGTGACTCTGGATATCCGGCCCTTCGCATCCCCAACGTCGTCGGAGGGGCAATCGACACCGACGAGATCAAGACTGTCCTAGTCGAACCCGCCGAGTTGCGAAGGCTCACACTTCGGGAAGGTGACCTGCTGTTCGTCCGGACGAACGGCAATCAGGACAACGTCGGTCGCAGTGCGATCTTCTCGGAGGCAGCCGTCAAGTCCGCAGGTTTCGAAGACCTGCCGTGGATCTATGCGTCATACCTGATTCGAGCCAGGCTGTCAGACGAAATTGAGCCGCAGTTCGTCGCTGGGTATTTGGCAACCCCGGCGGGTCGGGAGCAACTTCGCGAGCGCTCGAAAACGTCTGCTGGCCAGTACAACATCAACACCGAGGCGCTGGGGTCGATCCGACTGCCAACGGCCCCCCCCGCGGCCCAGCAGGAGTTCGCTAGCCGCGTCGATGTCATCGAGGAGAAGCGCAAGCAGGTCTCTGCGGCAGGTTCAGCAGACGCAGAGCTGTTCGCCTCCCTTCAGTCCCACGCCTTCCGAGGGGAGTTGTGA
- a CDS encoding putative toxin-antitoxin system toxin component, PIN family, which yields MRVLLDTNIIISALLFRSSTPSTVVEVVLQEHRLVRTEWVIAELREVVGRKRPDLVPALERFLSSIDYELVSPGDTAVAISDPDDQPILDAATASAVDVIVTGDKHFLTLNIETPLILTARAFVEAYVRST from the coding sequence ATGCGGGTCCTGCTCGACACCAACATCATCATCTCGGCGCTGCTCTTTCGGTCCTCGACGCCGTCGACCGTTGTCGAGGTTGTGCTGCAAGAGCATCGGCTGGTTCGCACCGAATGGGTCATCGCTGAGCTGAGGGAGGTCGTGGGACGCAAGCGCCCCGATCTGGTTCCGGCGCTGGAGAGGTTCTTGTCCTCCATCGACTACGAGTTGGTCAGTCCTGGCGACACAGCCGTGGCAATCTCGGATCCCGACGATCAGCCGATCCTCGACGCTGCCACAGCATCTGCCGTCGACGTGATCGTCACCGGGGACAAGCACTTCCTCACGCTGAACATCGAGACGCCCCTCATCCTGACCGCTCGCGCTTTCGTCGAGGCTTACGTCCGGTCGACCTGA
- a CDS encoding DUF4209 domain-containing protein — protein sequence MTAEFGLERISCGITAAFVGPAEDDGRVEEKDNNPGLNFEWATDLVATIAEAIAEGGEVYELSSRMRARLPEQLPDHVKSFLRALDYVQRHQSSPKAAADDLYAPMFTSGDGYAYPEPLSEVAPDTELAWSDAMQLFGSSDVVVARVGDLLWCVKAKPRPDLSARAAQAAFRRLWSEKGLASVHRSDALVRALEIASELGDAVLVRDTASDMVAAVHETLVDEEWAPGVSLPMIEALAGLPESRQPPDVDELIRVARDRYASDPFILESLMLLEMQRAAGDVRERKRVAAEAVNMWRAVADERGGLVGLSHLERALELARNEGLVDMANELRLLLQQPRSADELGMEKVASDVTIPSEVIEGFVGGFVETSGPEETLQRLAAHSPVTDVAADKQTVRDQMQEFPLQHLFSTVVTNDDGTPIAHIITDEQKFDHALTRHHSLAVSFWGSMLGLVFRRLHDEGRLSSTDLGAQVVGEFIDAELAAGIAKAYDFMQVGDHEAALHMLLVRIERVVRHVARTLGLAVFREPSLDGKSLGAYKGLGELLGLLEGRVPEQHRRYFAVLLTERTGLNLRNRSAHGLMNGASLEDAALALHVLMVLSQWSTTPPDGSNAGD from the coding sequence GTGACGGCTGAATTCGGCCTCGAACGGATCTCCTGCGGTATCACTGCGGCATTTGTCGGTCCTGCCGAGGACGATGGTCGCGTGGAGGAGAAGGACAACAACCCTGGGCTGAACTTCGAGTGGGCCACGGACCTCGTCGCCACGATAGCGGAGGCGATCGCTGAGGGTGGTGAAGTCTACGAGCTGTCGAGCCGGATGAGGGCGAGGCTGCCTGAGCAGTTGCCCGACCATGTGAAGTCGTTCCTGCGGGCGCTCGACTACGTGCAGCGCCATCAGTCCAGCCCGAAAGCAGCGGCTGATGACTTGTATGCCCCCATGTTCACGAGTGGCGATGGCTACGCGTACCCGGAGCCGTTGTCCGAGGTCGCTCCAGACACGGAGCTGGCCTGGTCCGACGCGATGCAGCTCTTCGGCTCGAGTGATGTTGTCGTCGCGCGCGTGGGGGATCTCCTGTGGTGCGTCAAGGCCAAGCCGCGGCCGGACCTTAGCGCGAGGGCAGCCCAGGCGGCGTTCCGCCGACTGTGGAGCGAGAAGGGGTTGGCGTCGGTGCACCGATCCGACGCCTTGGTGCGTGCCCTCGAGATCGCAAGCGAGCTTGGCGACGCTGTTCTCGTTCGTGACACCGCTTCGGACATGGTCGCCGCGGTGCACGAGACGCTCGTGGATGAGGAGTGGGCACCAGGCGTCTCGCTGCCCATGATCGAGGCGCTCGCCGGGCTTCCAGAATCGCGGCAGCCTCCTGACGTCGATGAGCTCATCCGCGTGGCGCGTGACCGCTACGCCAGCGATCCGTTCATCCTCGAGTCACTGATGTTGCTCGAGATGCAACGGGCCGCGGGCGATGTTCGGGAGCGTAAGCGCGTCGCCGCCGAGGCCGTCAACATGTGGCGCGCGGTTGCCGACGAGCGCGGTGGTCTGGTCGGTCTCTCCCACCTCGAACGTGCCTTGGAGCTGGCCCGGAACGAAGGCCTCGTCGATATGGCCAACGAGCTCCGTCTCCTTCTTCAACAGCCGCGTAGTGCGGACGAGTTGGGAATGGAGAAGGTTGCCAGCGACGTCACGATCCCGTCGGAGGTCATCGAGGGATTCGTAGGGGGCTTTGTCGAGACATCAGGCCCGGAAGAGACGCTCCAGCGCCTGGCGGCGCACAGCCCGGTCACGGATGTGGCGGCCGACAAACAGACTGTCCGGGACCAGATGCAGGAGTTCCCCCTCCAGCACCTGTTCTCGACGGTTGTCACAAACGACGATGGGACGCCCATCGCCCACATCATCACTGATGAGCAGAAGTTCGATCATGCCCTGACGAGGCACCACAGCCTCGCGGTGTCCTTCTGGGGCAGCATGCTCGGACTCGTCTTCCGGCGGCTGCATGACGAAGGACGCCTCTCCTCGACCGATCTCGGCGCGCAAGTCGTGGGCGAGTTCATCGATGCCGAACTTGCTGCTGGGATCGCCAAGGCGTACGACTTCATGCAGGTCGGCGACCATGAGGCTGCCCTGCACATGCTGCTCGTGCGCATCGAGCGCGTGGTGCGGCACGTCGCGCGCACGCTCGGGCTCGCGGTGTTTCGCGAGCCGAGTCTGGACGGAAAGTCCCTTGGCGCCTACAAGGGTCTCGGTGAACTCCTCGGACTGCTGGAAGGCCGCGTGCCTGAACAGCATCGCCGCTACTTCGCCGTGCTGCTGACCGAGCGCACCGGCCTGAACCTCCGGAACCGGTCAGCGCACGGACTGATGAACGGCGCGTCACTGGAGGACGCGGCCTTGGCCCTGCATGTGCTGATGGTGCTGTCGCAGTGGTCGACGACCCCACCGGACGGCTCGAACGCCGGCGATTAG
- the glnA gene encoding type I glutamate--ammonia ligase: MFSNADEALKFIKDEGVKLVDVRFCDLPGVMQHFNVPVGSFKSSALDDGLMFDGSSIRGFAAIDKSDMKLVPDLATAYVDPFRKEKTLNINFAITDPRTDEPFSRDPRGVATKAEAYLASTGIADTAYFAPEAEFYIFDDVRFETRQNAGYYYVDSIEGAWNTGRIEEGGNLGGKTPYKGGYFPVPPVDHYADLRDEMVMTLEAVGLEVERSHHEVGTAGQAEINYKFNTLKHAADEVMLFKYVIKNVARANGKTVTFMPKPLFGDNGSGMHVHQSLWNAGQPLFYDETGYGGLSDLARWYIGGLLKHAPSLLAFTNPTVNSYHRLVPGFEAPVNLVYSAGNRSACIRVPITGTNPKAKRIEFRCPDPSSNPYLAFAACMMAGLDGIKNKIEPAAPVDKDLYELPPDEAASIPQVPGSLGEVIDNLEADHDFLTEGNVFTPDLIETWIDYKRTKEILPVSVRPHPHEFELYYDI; the protein is encoded by the coding sequence ATGTTCTCGAACGCCGACGAGGCGCTGAAGTTCATCAAGGACGAGGGCGTCAAGCTCGTCGACGTCCGGTTCTGTGACCTGCCTGGCGTCATGCAGCATTTCAACGTGCCGGTGGGCTCGTTCAAGAGCTCGGCCCTGGACGACGGGCTGATGTTCGACGGCTCGTCGATCCGCGGTTTCGCCGCGATCGACAAGTCCGACATGAAGCTGGTGCCGGACCTGGCCACGGCGTACGTCGACCCCTTCCGCAAGGAGAAGACGCTCAACATCAACTTCGCGATCACCGATCCGCGCACCGACGAGCCGTTCTCGCGTGACCCGCGCGGCGTGGCGACGAAGGCCGAGGCGTACCTGGCCAGCACCGGCATCGCCGACACCGCGTACTTCGCGCCCGAGGCGGAGTTCTACATCTTCGACGACGTGCGGTTCGAGACCCGGCAGAACGCCGGCTACTACTACGTCGACTCCATCGAAGGCGCCTGGAACACCGGGCGCATCGAGGAGGGGGGCAACCTCGGCGGCAAGACGCCGTACAAGGGTGGCTACTTCCCGGTGCCGCCGGTCGACCACTACGCCGACCTGCGCGACGAGATGGTCATGACGCTGGAGGCGGTTGGCCTCGAGGTGGAGCGTTCGCACCACGAGGTCGGGACAGCGGGACAGGCGGAGATCAACTACAAGTTCAACACGTTGAAGCACGCGGCCGACGAGGTCATGCTGTTCAAGTACGTGATCAAGAACGTCGCCCGTGCCAACGGCAAGACCGTGACGTTCATGCCGAAGCCGCTGTTCGGCGACAACGGATCCGGCATGCACGTGCACCAGTCGCTGTGGAACGCCGGCCAGCCGCTGTTCTACGACGAGACCGGGTACGGCGGCCTCTCCGACCTCGCCCGGTGGTACATCGGCGGCCTGCTCAAGCACGCGCCGTCGCTGCTGGCGTTCACCAACCCGACGGTGAACAGCTACCACCGACTGGTTCCCGGGTTCGAGGCGCCGGTCAACCTGGTGTACAGCGCCGGCAACCGCTCGGCGTGCATCCGGGTGCCGATCACCGGGACCAACCCGAAGGCCAAGCGGATCGAGTTCCGCTGCCCGGACCCGTCCAGCAACCCGTACCTCGCGTTCGCCGCGTGCATGATGGCCGGCCTCGACGGCATCAAGAACAAGATCGAGCCGGCCGCCCCGGTCGACAAGGACCTCTACGAGCTCCCGCCGGACGAGGCCGCGTCGATCCCCCAGGTCCCGGGCTCGCTCGGCGAGGTCATCGACAACCTCGAGGCCGACCACGACTTCCTCACCGAGGGCAACGTGTTCACCCCCGACCTGATCGAGACCTGGATCGACTACAAGCGCACCAAGGAGATCCTGCCGGTGTCGGTCCGCCCGCACCCGCACGAGTTCGAGTTGTACTACGACATCTGA
- a CDS encoding Fic family protein, translated as MNLGRGELHPEFVVSWETHPWDREPDHSVSRRQQLSARGPYQAAMPVAVAESTLQVDVGLQAEAEDAVREIARFDAEISAIAHRRAAREGDDASTELAPLASVLLRTESASSSEIEGVTAGARALAMAAIDAEAGPNAQLVTANVTAMQRAVELADSISVDTILAAHQALLDRHAHAAPGRLRDQQVWIGSNALSPHTASFVPPHQSRVPAALDDLVAYVHRVDLPVLVQVAIAHAQFETIHPFNDGNGRIGRTLVHAMLRHSGVTRTLTVPVSAGLLTDTSAYFHALTDYREGYVETIIRQFINASFRAIGNGRALVNHLEQVYEEWSEKLPARRGSAARRLLPHLLNQPAVNVAHVESATGVALSAAQRAVEQLEDAEILKRTSGNRRNRVWIAQDVIDALDAFAERVGRRGY; from the coding sequence GTGAACCTAGGCCGAGGCGAGTTGCATCCCGAGTTCGTGGTCAGCTGGGAAACCCATCCTTGGGACCGCGAACCAGATCACTCTGTCTCGCGCCGCCAGCAACTCTCGGCTCGTGGCCCGTATCAAGCGGCCATGCCCGTTGCCGTCGCCGAATCCACGCTACAGGTCGACGTGGGACTCCAGGCCGAGGCCGAGGACGCCGTACGCGAGATCGCCCGCTTCGATGCCGAGATCAGTGCAATCGCCCATAGGCGTGCCGCCCGCGAAGGCGACGACGCGTCCACCGAGCTCGCACCATTGGCGTCAGTGCTCCTGCGCACCGAGTCGGCCTCGTCGTCAGAGATCGAGGGAGTGACAGCTGGTGCTCGCGCGCTGGCGATGGCTGCCATCGATGCGGAGGCTGGGCCGAACGCGCAACTGGTGACGGCGAATGTCACTGCCATGCAGCGCGCCGTCGAGTTGGCCGACAGCATCAGCGTCGACACGATCCTTGCTGCCCACCAGGCGTTGCTCGACCGGCATGCCCATGCCGCTCCTGGTCGACTTCGTGACCAGCAGGTCTGGATCGGTAGCAACGCATTGAGCCCGCACACGGCGTCCTTCGTGCCGCCGCATCAATCACGGGTTCCTGCTGCTCTCGATGACCTCGTCGCTTACGTCCACCGCGTCGACCTGCCCGTGTTGGTGCAGGTCGCCATCGCGCACGCGCAGTTCGAGACGATCCACCCCTTCAACGACGGCAACGGCCGCATCGGGCGCACCCTTGTGCACGCGATGCTGCGGCACTCGGGTGTCACACGCACACTGACGGTCCCGGTCTCTGCCGGCCTGTTGACCGACACGTCGGCCTACTTCCACGCGCTGACGGACTACCGCGAGGGATACGTCGAGACGATCATCCGACAGTTCATCAATGCTTCGTTCCGTGCGATAGGCAACGGGCGGGCGCTCGTGAACCATCTTGAGCAGGTCTACGAAGAGTGGAGCGAGAAACTCCCCGCTCGGCGCGGTTCCGCGGCGCGACGCCTGCTTCCACACCTGCTGAACCAGCCCGCGGTCAATGTCGCCCACGTCGAATCCGCGACGGGTGTCGCTCTGTCGGCGGCACAGCGAGCCGTCGAGCAGTTGGAGGACGCCGAGATCCTCAAGCGCACCAGCGGCAACCGGCGCAACCGCGTCTGGATCGCCCAGGACGTCATCGACGCACTGGACGCCTTCGCCGAACGCGTTGGACGTCGCGGGTACTAA
- the higA gene encoding addiction module antidote protein, HigA family, translating to MAETTKAHDPITPGEILLTEFLEPLGITQYRLAQATGLSQTRISEIVRGKRAITTDTALRLSKALGVDERFWINIQTDYDLEVERDLHGAELAKVTALVAR from the coding sequence ATGGCTGAGACGACCAAGGCACACGACCCGATCACTCCCGGGGAGATCCTGCTGACCGAGTTCCTCGAGCCGCTGGGCATCACGCAGTACCGCCTCGCCCAGGCGACCGGACTCTCCCAGACCCGGATCAGTGAGATCGTGCGCGGCAAGCGAGCGATCACCACCGACACCGCGCTGCGGCTCTCGAAGGCCCTCGGCGTCGACGAGCGCTTCTGGATCAACATCCAGACCGACTACGACCTTGAGGTCGAGCGCGACCTGCACGGCGCCGAACTGGCCAAGGTGACGGCGCTGGTGGCGCGCTAA
- a CDS encoding DUF4191 domain-containing protein, whose protein sequence is MSQTAAGPPQGRFAQIRENFRMTRQVDPLIGWIMLAWFIGVAAVISVVIGLLLNWPTGILIGIPFGIVAAMWIFSRRGMRAAYRQIEGQPGAAAAVAKSMRGGWFVAPGVAVTKAQDVAHRVVGRPGVILLSEGPPSRVGTLLANERRKTARFVTDIPIYEIQVGDQTGQVPLTKLTRHLMKLPKALRPGEVTEVRRRLEALTTSPAPIPKGPMPKNVRMPKGPRG, encoded by the coding sequence ATGTCGCAGACCGCAGCAGGGCCACCGCAGGGCCGATTCGCCCAGATCCGTGAGAACTTCCGGATGACCCGGCAGGTGGATCCGCTCATCGGCTGGATCATGCTGGCCTGGTTCATCGGTGTCGCGGCCGTGATCAGCGTGGTCATCGGGCTGCTGCTGAACTGGCCGACCGGCATCCTTATCGGCATCCCGTTCGGCATCGTCGCCGCGATGTGGATCTTCAGCCGGCGCGGGATGCGCGCGGCGTACCGCCAGATCGAGGGTCAACCCGGCGCAGCGGCGGCGGTCGCGAAGTCGATGCGCGGCGGTTGGTTCGTCGCCCCCGGCGTTGCGGTCACCAAGGCCCAGGACGTTGCCCACCGCGTGGTCGGCCGCCCGGGCGTGATCTTGCTGTCGGAGGGGCCGCCCAGCCGGGTCGGCACGCTGCTGGCCAACGAGCGCCGCAAGACGGCACGGTTCGTCACCGACATCCCCATCTACGAGATCCAGGTGGGCGATCAGACCGGCCAGGTGCCGCTGACCAAACTGACCCGGCACCTGATGAAGCTGCCCAAGGCTCTGCGACCGGGCGAGGTCACCGAGGTACGGCGACGCCTCGAAGCGCTGACCACGTCTCCCGCGCCGATCCCGAAGGGGCCGATGCCCAAGAACGTGCGGATGCCGAAGGGCCCCCGCGGCTGA
- a CDS encoding AbrB/MazE/SpoVT family DNA-binding domain-containing protein has translation MNLAKLSANGQITVPAEVRRRLHLAPGDKVLFLEKPNGEVVVAKASVSALMDTQAAFAGAAADFGVSGESDVDALVAESRGRA, from the coding sequence ATGAACCTTGCGAAGCTCTCCGCCAACGGACAAATCACTGTCCCGGCTGAGGTGCGCCGTCGGCTGCACTTGGCGCCGGGCGACAAGGTTCTGTTCCTCGAGAAGCCGAATGGTGAGGTGGTAGTCGCCAAGGCCAGCGTCTCGGCACTCATGGACACCCAGGCTGCGTTCGCCGGCGCAGCGGCCGACTTCGGCGTGAGCGGTGAGTCGGACGTCGACGCGCTCGTCGCTGAGTCCCGCGGCCGAGCGTGA
- a CDS encoding SAM-dependent DNA methyltransferase, with translation MITGELKSKIDRVWDAFWSGGISNPLEVIEQITYLLFIRRLDDLQTRAEKKARTTRSAIEDPVFLDGQAHLRWSQLKNASPEVMHKTIAGEVFPFLRGLGDGTTYSEHMKDARFTIPTPALLSKVVDMLDDIPMADRDTNGDLYEYLLSKIASAGVNGQFRTPRHIIDLMVKMTAPRPADEICDPACGTAGFLVAASEYVRATHADALIDAKQRGHFHRSMFHGYDFDSTMLRIGSMNMLLHGIESPDIRYRDSLSEGASEDAEKYSLILANPPFAGSLDYESTSKDLQRVVKTKKTELLFLALFLKLLKPGGRAAVIVPDGVLFGSSTAHKTLRRILVEEQKLDAVVKLPSGVFRPYAGVSTAILFFTKTNSGGTEDVWFYDVRADGFSLDDKRNPIEANDLPNVLARWKKLSAEKGRARTEQSFLVPKADIVAQSYDLSLNRYKEIVHDDIEHRAPLDIIADIENLEDEIAKGIAGLKAMLS, from the coding sequence GTGATAACCGGGGAGCTGAAGAGCAAGATCGACCGCGTCTGGGACGCCTTCTGGTCCGGCGGCATCAGCAACCCGCTCGAAGTGATCGAGCAGATCACCTATCTGCTGTTCATCCGCCGCCTCGACGACCTGCAGACCCGCGCGGAGAAGAAGGCTCGAACGACCCGCAGTGCGATCGAGGACCCGGTCTTCCTCGACGGTCAGGCGCACCTGCGCTGGAGCCAGCTCAAGAACGCCTCTCCTGAGGTGATGCACAAGACCATCGCCGGCGAGGTCTTCCCGTTCCTGCGCGGGTTGGGTGACGGCACGACGTACAGCGAGCACATGAAGGACGCACGCTTCACCATCCCGACCCCAGCACTGCTGTCCAAAGTCGTCGACATGCTCGACGACATCCCAATGGCCGACCGAGACACCAACGGGGACCTGTACGAGTACCTGCTCTCCAAGATCGCCTCAGCCGGAGTCAACGGCCAGTTCCGGACGCCGCGTCACATCATCGACCTGATGGTCAAGATGACCGCGCCGCGGCCGGCGGACGAGATCTGCGATCCTGCCTGCGGCACGGCCGGATTCCTGGTGGCAGCGAGCGAGTACGTTCGCGCGACCCACGCCGACGCGCTCATCGATGCCAAGCAGCGGGGGCATTTCCACCGCTCGATGTTCCACGGGTACGACTTCGACTCGACGATGCTGCGCATCGGCAGCATGAACATGCTGTTGCACGGCATCGAGTCCCCCGACATCCGCTACCGCGACTCGTTGTCCGAGGGAGCGAGCGAGGACGCCGAGAAGTACTCCCTTATTCTCGCCAACCCACCCTTCGCGGGATCGCTCGACTACGAGTCCACCAGCAAGGACCTCCAGCGGGTCGTCAAGACCAAAAAGACCGAGCTGCTGTTCCTCGCGCTCTTCCTGAAGCTGCTCAAGCCCGGCGGCCGAGCCGCGGTCATCGTCCCCGATGGCGTGCTCTTCGGGTCCAGCACGGCGCACAAGACACTGCGCAGGATCCTGGTCGAGGAGCAGAAGCTCGACGCTGTGGTGAAGTTGCCCAGCGGTGTCTTTCGGCCGTACGCCGGCGTCTCGACGGCCATCTTGTTCTTCACCAAGACGAACTCCGGTGGGACCGAGGACGTCTGGTTCTACGACGTACGGGCCGACGGATTCTCCCTCGACGACAAGCGGAACCCGATCGAGGCGAACGACCTACCCAACGTGCTCGCCCGCTGGAAGAAGCTGTCTGCGGAGAAGGGCCGTGCCCGTACCGAGCAGAGCTTCCTCGTCCCTAAGGCCGACATCGTCGCCCAGAGCTATGACCTGTCGCTGAACCGCTACAAGGAGATTGTCCACGACGATATCGAGCACCGCGCCCCGCTAGACATCATCGCCGACATCGAAAACCTGGAGGACGAAATCGCTAAGGGTATCGCTGGGTTGAAGGCGATGCTGTCGTGA